aacaatcctctcatgtggaTAAAAAGAAACGAACAATACAAGATTAGAAACAACCCACATTGACTCAACTACAAGTCAAAGCCTATCTTAACATATTTGGTAACCAGAAAGCTAAtgaagagcctcattaaaacccctcaaggaaaaacccagtgggaaaaccCTTGAggggaaaaagagtactcagcAAAAGACCCAACCAAAAGATTCATAATACCAAGGCTAGACCAAAGACCTCCCAACGCAATCAGACTACAATCAGAACAAAAGTAGAATAAGTGAACAAACATGTACAAAAACCAAATGACCTGTTTCATCTTGATCTGTCATGTTCTGTTATGTCTTGTTTCGTTTCGTCAACAAACGCTACCTgagtttctctcttttcttctgcAGGTGCACTAAGCAAAGTCAAGCAAGGCAACACGCCACCACCGGAGGCAATGAGAACCAAGTTTCATTCTTAGAAGAACAAAATAGATGAGAGATAAGTGATAGTTGTGatatataaacttcattctCATACATACATATGTATGAGAATGATGTTTTTATGTGTGAGAATAAATCgtgaccgttagatctaacttgaatggtcaagattaaaacatgaattcaTGTGATTTTCTTAAAATATATGACTTTTTAGGTGGTCACGTGACTATCACATgactatttaatatttttaatcttGACCAATAATAATTAAATCTAACGGTCGTAATTTATTCTCACTTTTTTACATAAAATCAacattctcataagatacatcttGTGTGTGTCATGCGATATGAAGAGaaacagagagaaaaaaattggattgatttttcattttccatGAACTCCTTACCTTTTAAAATATAAGTGCCCTACTTCGGATTAATTTCTTTTACTATAATAGTCAATGATAAATCTTCTTCATTTAATTTGGCCAATAAGTATAAAGAAAGTACGAGAGGTGAAGAGATTGAAACTAGTATAAATAGCCTCGCAACTTCTCAAAGGAGACAAGCTCTCCACCACTTCCTATATTCATCAATCTTTGAACCCAGATcatcatttttatttaaaaatcctTTTCCAAGATATGGCTTATGAACCTTCTTTTCTCTTGTCATACCTTTACCTCTTTTGGGCTTCTTTGCTTGCTATTGTTATTCCCTTTACGATTATCAAAGTCATAAGATCTCACTTAATTGAAAAGTCCAAAAATTCCACACTACCTCCAGGTCCCAAACCATGGCCTATTGCTGGTAATCTTCCTGAGATGCTTGCAAACAAGCCTGCATCTCGGTGGATACACAATCTGATGGAAGAAATGAACACTGGAATCGCATGTATCCGTTTGGGTAATGTCCATGTTATCCCCGTGACTTGCCCCACCATTGCCCGTGAATTCTTGAAAAAACATGATGCTGCTTTTCTATCAAGACCAAGAAGCATGGCCACTGATATTGTCACTAGTGGTTATCTCACAACAGCTCTTACACCCTTTGGTGAACagtggaagaaaatgaagaaaataatgGTCACAAATTTGCTTTCCCCTCTCAAGCATCAATGGCTTCAAGGGAAAAGGAATGAAGAAGCTGATAACCTCATGTTCTACATCTACAACAAATGTTGCAAAGATGTGAACCATGACAATCATGGCGTTGTGAATGTTAGGACTGCTGCTACACATTATTGTGCTAATGTGTTCAGGAAATTGATTTTTAACACAAGGTACTTTGGAAAGGTGATGGAGGATGGAGGGCCTGGGTTTGAGGAAGAAGAGCATGTACATGCTGCTTTTGTATTACTCAAGTACATTTATGCTTTTTCTGTTTCTGATTATTTCCCATGGTTGGGAGGATTTGATTTGGATGGCCATAAGAGAAAGTTAGAGAATGCCAAGAGAGTCATGGAGAAGTATCATGATCCTATCATTCATGAAAGAATCAAAGAGTGGAATGATGGATTGAAGACTGTTGAAGAGGACTTGCTGGATGTGATGATCTCGCTCAAAGATGTGAACAATAATCCATTGTTGACAATGAAGGAAATCAAGGCACAAATAACAGTAATACTTTTCTTCTTAATTTCCTTTCATTCTCTCCTACATGCATGCATGATGAGCACTTTTACCCATTTTTTCTCATTATTTGTCACATGTCATTTTTTACTAACTATATATGAGTTTTTTGTAACCTTTTTGTTATCATTACCTAAAATATAATCAGGTCTTACTGAAATAAGAATGGTCCTAgctagggttttagggtttaatgTTAATAAGTTTGCATTATAAATTAACAATGTGAGAAAAAATGTGCGCTACAAGAAAGCGGATGGCTAGTGGCGGTCATTTCGTTCATTTAGTAGCCGGGCGAGGTTACAACCGCCACTAAAGGGACTAGCGGTGATTAAGTAACTAACACTAGATTTGGTGCCACAAAGTAGACTACCCAATTAAAGTCATCATCGTTGTAAAAAATCTTTTACCAGTATTACCTCCACTTGGTAAAGTATAGTGTATACAATGGTAGGAAGTGTTATCTATGGTAAAGTGTGTCATTGGTGGTGTTAGAGGAGGGTGTTAATTAGGTGGTTGTGACATAGGATATGTACCAAGTAACAATGGTACGGTGTTAgcctggtggtggtggtgatggataTTACCCGATGGTGATGGATGTTAATTGCTGACAACAgttgtggttgtggtggtggtggtgatagtgatGACGATGGCGATGGTGATGGTGGTAGAGAGAGTATCAGGTCGTACTGGTGGTGGGTGCTACCTAGTTGTGCTGCAGATAGTGGTGGTGAAGCTGTGGATGATACCTAAGGGTTGTGACTGCGGTGGCGGTTGTGTGGGTGGTTGTAGTGGGGTGTCGAGCGTGACGGAAATGGTGGTGACAATTGTGGCAATGGCGATGGTGGTGATTGTAGTggtggggtggtggtggtggttgtggtggcggcggcggacCAGATGATAGTGGTTGGTGctaggtggtggtggcggcagtagAGAGTATTGGTGGCAATGAAGTTGGTCATGGGTGGTGGAGTGCTAAGTGGTGTTAGTAGGCGTGGCCGCGTGGGTACAAGATGGTAGTAGTGATGGAGGTTGTCGGTGATATTggatatggtggtggtggatagaGGGGTTACAAGAATAAGAATATGATGAAGATAGAGTTGTTACATGTTTTTTGTGGTTTTAAAAACAATATTagctaaaattattttaaaattaaaactttaattggatatattttattttcaaattttcatttaaaaatctAAAACTGAAAACTCAATAAGCCCtaaagttttttatttatcatgaaaaaaatatttatttctatttttttaaagattatGAGAAagattatgtttttttaagtaGAAAGATTAAGTTGCCAACTAGGAATAGCATACTCTTTTAACTTTGCCATTTCACTACTTTTTTTCAGATCCCACTTCAATATTTTAATTCTATTTCGCTCAACGTGTTACTTATGTGAAGCTCATCTATTCATTCTGGTTGATtcatcaaaattgatttttgttaaataaatttatttatttcctgTAGGAATTGATGATTGAAATGGTGGACAATCCATCAAATGCAATTGAATGGGCAGTAGCTGAAATGATAAATCAGCCTGAACTTCTCGAAAGAGCCACAAAAGAATTGGACAGTGTGGTTGGCAAAGAGAGGCTAGTCCAAGAATCAGACATTCACAAGCTCAACTTCGTTAAAGCTTGTGCAAGAGAAGCTTTTCGACTTCATCCCATTGTGGCTTTCAATGTTCCACATGTTTCCATGAACGACACAAAGGTTGGAAATTACTTGATCCCAAAGGGAAGTCATGTACTACTAAGTAGAATTGGTCTTGGAAGAAACCCAAAAGTGTGGAGTGACCCACACAAGTTCAAACCAGAAAGGCATCTCAAGAGTGATGGGTCTGATGTTGTTTTGGTGGAGCCAGATTTGAAGTTCATATCATTTAGCACTGGAAGACGTAGTTGTCCTGGAGTCACACTTGGCACCACAATGACTATAATGCCACTTGCTAGGTTGCTCCATGGCTTCAGCTGGAGTGCACCTCCCAATGTATCAAGCCTAGACCTTACTGTGTCCAATGGTGGTATGCTTCTAGCTAAAAAGCCACTTGAAGTTGTAGCAAAACCAAGATTAGCAGCAA
This portion of the Lotus japonicus ecotype B-129 chromosome 3, LjGifu_v1.2 genome encodes:
- the LOC130748888 gene encoding isoleucine N-monooxygenase 2-like → MAYEPSFLLSYLYLFWASLLAIVIPFTIIKVIRSHLIEKSKNSTLPPGPKPWPIAGNLPEMLANKPASRWIHNLMEEMNTGIACIRLGNVHVIPVTCPTIAREFLKKHDAAFLSRPRSMATDIVTSGYLTTALTPFGEQWKKMKKIMVTNLLSPLKHQWLQGKRNEEADNLMFYIYNKCCKDVNHDNHGVVNVRTAATHYCANVFRKLIFNTRYFGKVMEDGGPGFEEEEHVHAAFVLLKYIYAFSVSDYFPWLGGFDLDGHKRKLENAKRVMEKYHDPIIHERIKEWNDGLKTVEEDLLDVMISLKDVNNNPLLTMKEIKAQITELMIEMVDNPSNAIEWAVAEMINQPELLERATKELDSVVGKERLVQESDIHKLNFVKACAREAFRLHPIVAFNVPHVSMNDTKVGNYLIPKGSHVLLSRIGLGRNPKVWSDPHKFKPERHLKSDGSDVVLVEPDLKFISFSTGRRSCPGVTLGTTMTIMPLARLLHGFSWSAPPNVSSLDLTVSNGGMLLAKKPLEVVAKPRLAAKLYSG